One Manduca sexta isolate Smith_Timp_Sample1 chromosome 28, JHU_Msex_v1.0, whole genome shotgun sequence DNA window includes the following coding sequences:
- the LOC115454457 gene encoding uncharacterized protein LOC115454457 isoform X3 — MSWMKQRQGAGAPPPVPERQPYAAPQAQPFGNQQSMYPNYQGGTGNPQQQYWQMPQPPQQAQFNQQYGQTYQQDYPANANQFYSPQNQYNQNYNQYNNPQPGFNNQQQTFYQNQPMQQQNFSQKTNSDAWEDNWDWGWDEASKLQGQKSQTMVQHQAAPQQQQQQQQPLQQLPQQQPQQQLQQPPQLQQQPVFNNANVIEESFGGNDSWNWSIEEKREAKEPVPQEVVNKEPDTVPVSHPHVNSIDHEPHVVNSVPDVNQHGEEVKSLSDREAVKERLPNLALGKRFHLDNLTPQWSIESQMSQESSDGPLTQSEGTYRSENQSRNSSKSSPGLNTDNSNFNYSQPGLDEYHQNSEWSKSDDLTLADSLQNSSRRQSHDELANSMQEMRLNNHENSVQLTHESVNVHENVVAAHPPPAFSPGNFPPPVSSNSQSLPPQAPAPVSLPPPPSIPRPPSSSGSLPRPPSSNSLPRPPSSSAPLPPSSSATLPPPPISSATVSPPAVSASLPPLSAANFPPQTSSNNPFKHAGPFSHKSTSKSSASHMQFPAPMSNTTIAAPTVVNKVSQHRLPVGFEANLETTPDNSERPDQPQMSAFRPMPVTHQVPDNLEVAPQNDRNEYLQTAHLSGSDYGENTDFSRNVPPPGLRRMVVGQQESEYSQSLNISGDEPPPGLARMVPGQQTEAGNVYNQSSGNYMDRHIDGQPTDSSNSGRYRQADGQQTPDNYTQPSSGAGTDRRPIGLDRMVPGEPSNDEYSQYSSTNYGGNEQRVVTGVDHDFGLTIDAGPSDIREQNVDGSDYSEQASRNPPRNVIGTREANDVTPDFVGPPEENQREGIMEGENLQDLSIITSSELAYSREQMLDGADIVVTDAGIDRKTDISDSMDHPATSSRRQSLNRANTSGEDSERDRTFKSSPRRDRHKPSRDRDRDRDREREKDSRYPRDDKKYERDDRRAGRDERRPEKERKDRDRARDRRERDESPESRRYRRSTRGHRYETEDTDYYSDKERDRRRYREGSYTSSRPPRPDDKERRGDERGRRYNTIERDRRYDDEWDGSRSRRGDRHRDRDRDHDRDRYGRYRPIDPTRKHGNLRRDREEDRRRGDQFSSPSRPDSREATVTDDDLTESRRRSRRQRTADPYYDGYGGGGYSDPYLVQRQQYQYYEHLRLTDPAAYMALYKQLMAGQPAPAHYPPNVQRLYGEGYSGLYEGEERGSVHSGRSSTTGLKGNDTYYGAYARDAAGSLRDAPSLRTDLSDRDLNTDASLNLQLEESTVRSERMTPYRFSTAHVKGSISSRHIVVVRPSYPADGLPATVQVVSLSAALAHDPHVAELAAYPGPLVKGVTHKQSVMSYCAARARESCARDPLGHVLVWQLLALLLKQNGVVVGSDIAELLMKNTREYEYKPTAAKNNAHNESRRESSVSGEMRDDEARSSSPDQPSLSTSDITHQESPSSPGQSVMDEKAALDRLREFLIYGNRMEAIEFAMSRGLWGHALQLAAHAPRRTRALVSARFVASLPRAEPLHTLYAALAGAAPPAATCVADERWGDWRPHAAILLANATARPDQDQRTLTQLGDSLSSRGLLYSAQFCYLSAGVPWARHPLAPLAPAGPTPATPRLSLLLADPKMTTLAQFATNTAIFATEIYEYALSLNQDYVITELQVYKLLMATRLVDAGLYERALGYAEQAARALTRAPQHYSPALACSLAELADRLKYHDPTLQEDPPLLDEGPESGEPSPRHHQQWLDDVKNVAHMLNAEQSASQVTPQHQPYGYAQNQQYAWGDQAQQYQQPVQQTYGEPTEETPDYAAQYYNQQVPQVPQQVPQQHAQQEPEQPAYPTYGEDWHRTEEHHAQSYADPYWQGDNTYAYGERAARPTRGGPAPVPGPASVPSPAPAPPLPAPAPAAPPAPPAARAPPAPKSADAFELVEFHRSPALRRRIHPKPDAINVGFAEDSFRAPTTRQRTVSRGSSVDSAGSKSSLKKMQLSDLDIQIAHSPQLGTPARPDKPKTMYSTEKTPYGRVISHTVDSWARQTVHVKDGVYKPLIFGGTYPIEVPASPPEQPVNTIPHVDVKSTLDPETHRRELRKTIEKSLDKFEEMMSKRSLSTDARRKAFGKRTVQTFDIDAPAELVALERRARRDPDHKCYMSGPTTFDIDEPVSFI; from the exons CCATTTGGGAACCAGCAAAGCATGTACCCAAACTATCAAGGTGGGACTGGTAATCCTCAACAACAGTATTGGCAGATGCCTCAGCCTCCTCAGCAAGCCCAGTTCAACCAGCAATATGGACAAACTTACCAACAAGACTATCCAGCCAATGCCAACCAATTCTATTCACCtcaaaatcaatataatcaGAATTACAATCAGTACAACAATCCTCAGCCAGGGTTCAATAATCAACAACAAACATTCTATCAGAATCAACCAATGCAACAACAGAATTTTTCACAAAAAACTAATTCAGATGCTTGGGAAGACAACTGGGATTGGGGGTGGGATGAAGCATCAAAGTTACAGGGTCAAAAGTCACAAACCATGGTGCAACATCAAGCAGCACCTCAACAACAGCAGCAACAGCAGCAACCACTGCAGCAACTGCCACAGCAACAACCTCAACAACAACTACAACAACCACCACAATTGCAACAACAGCCAGTGTTTAACAATGCTAATGTAATTGAAGAGAGTTTTGGTGGTAATGACAGTTGGAACTGGTCTATTGAAGAAAAGAGAGAGGCAAAAGAACCTGTCCCACAAGAAGTGGTTAATAAGGAACCAGATACAGTACCTGTCAGTCATCCGCATGTGAATAGCATAGATCATGAGCCCCATGTTGTAAACAGTGTGCCAGATGTTAATCAACATGGTGAAGAAGTTAAATCACTGAGTGATAGAGAAGCTGTAAAGGAACGTTTACCAAATTTAGCTTTAGGAAAACGATTCCATTTAGATAATTTAACACCTCAGTGGTCAATAGAGTCCCAAATGTCCCAGGAGTCTAGTGATGGACCCTTAACTCAGTCTGAAGGCACTTATAGAAGTGAAAATCAGTCTAGAAACTCGAGTAAAAGTAGTCCAGGATTAAATACAGATAACtctaattttaattactctCAACCTGGGTTGGACGAATATCATCAAAATAGTGAGTGGTCAAAATCAGATGACCTCACATTGGCAGACAGTCTTCAAAACAGTAGCAGACGTCAGAGCCATGATGAACTGGCAAATTCAATGCAAGAGATGAGGTTAAATAATCATGAGAATTCTGTGCAACTGACACACGAATCAGTTAACGTACACGAAAATGTTGTGGCAGCACATCCGCCACCGGCGTTTTCGCCAGGAAATTTTCCACCTCCTGTGTCTTCAAACTCACAATCTTTGCCTCCTCAAGCACCAGCGCCAGTGAGTCTTCCTCCGCCGCCGTCTATACCACGACCACCGTCGTCATCTGGATCATTGCCTAGGCCACCTTCTTCCAACTCTCTTCCACGCCCGCCTTCCTCCTCTGCCCCATTACCGCCATCTTCAAGTGCAACTTTACCTCCCCCACCTATTTCATCAGCAACGGTATCGCCTCCAGCGGTGTCTGCATCATTACCGCCTCTTTCCGCCGCCAATTTCCCCCCACAAACCTCTTCTAACAACCCATTCAAGCATGCTGGGCCATTTTCACATAAGTCTACATCAAAATCTAGTGCAAGTCACATGCAGTTCCCTGCGCCCATGTCCAATACGACCATAGCTGCGCCAACAGTGGTAAACAAAGTATCACAGCATAGATTGCCGGTGGGATTCGAGGCTAATTTAGAGACAACTCCAGATAATTCCGAGAGACCTGATCAACCACAAATGTCTGCTTTTAGACCGATGCCTGTCACTCATCAGGTTCCCGACAATTTGGAAGTCGCGCCACAAAATGATAGAAATGAATACTTACAAACGGCGCACTTGTCTGGCAGTGATTATGGTGAAAATACGGACTTCAGTCGTAATGTACCGCCTCCAGGATTACGCAGGATGGTTGTGGGCCAACAAGAGTCCGAGTATAGTCAGAGTTTGAATATATCTGGCGACGAGCCTCCTCCAGGCCTTGCTCGCATGGTTCCAGGCCAGCAGACTGAGGCTGGCAATGTCTATAATCAGTCCAGTGGTAATTACATGGACCGCCATATAGACGGGCAGCCAACTGATAGCAGTAACAGCGGCCGCTACAGACAGGCGGACGGTCAACAAACACCGGACAACTATACTCAGCCTTCCTCTGGCGCGGGAACCGATAGGAGACCTATTGGCTTAGATAGAATGGTTCCCGGTGAGCCTAGTAATGATGAATACTCTCAGTATTCTAGTACTAATTATGGAGGTAATGAACAAAGGGTTGTGACCGGCGTCGACCATGACTTCGGTCTGACAATCGACGCTGGCCCATCAGATATCAGAGAACAAAACGTCGACGGGTCAGACTATTCTGAACAAGCATCCAGAAATCCACCAAGAAATGTCATAGGTACACGGGAAGCTAATGACGTTACTCCAGACTTTGTAGGACCGCCAGAGGAGAACCAAAGGGAGGGCATAATGGAAGGAGAGAACCTGCAAGATTTAAGCATCATAACATCGTCAGAACTGGCGTACTCCCGGGAACAAATGCTGGATGGCGCCGACATAGTCGTAACCGACGCTGGAATCGATAGGAAAACCGACATTTCCGACTCCATGGACCACCCTGCCACCAGCTCCAGGAGACAGTCTCTGAATCGCGCGAATACTTCTGGTGAAGATTCTGAGAGGGACAGAACGTTTAAGTCATCCCCAAGGAGAGACAGACACAAGCCATCTAGAGATCGAGACAGAGACAGAGATCGGGAGAGGGAGAAGGATAGTAGATATCCAAGAGACGACAAAAAATACGAAAGGGATGATAGAAGAGCGGGCAGGGACGAGAGACGCCCGGAGAAGGAACGGAAAGATAGGGACAGGGCCCGCGATCGGAGGGAAAGGGATGAGAGTCCCGAGTCGCGCCGCTACCGCCGCAGCACCAGGGGCCACCGGTACGAGACCGAGGACACCGACTACTACAGCGACAAGGAGAGGGACCGCAG GCGTTACAGAGAAGGCTCGTATACGTCATCGCGTCCGCCTCGGCCTGACGACAAGGAGCGTCGCGGCGACGAGCGCGGCCGGCGCTACAACACGATCGAGCGCGACCGACGCTACGACGACGAGTGGGACGGTAGCCGCAGCCGCCGCGGCGACCGGCATCGCGACCGCGACCGCGACCACGACCGCGACCGCTACGGCCGCTACCGCCCGATCGACCCCACCAGGAAGCACGGCAACCTGAGGAGGGACAGGGAGGAAGACAGAAGGCGAG GCGATCAGTTCTCGTCGCCGTCGCGGCCGGACTCGCGCGAGGCGACCGTCACCGACGACGACCTCACCGAGTCGCGGCGACGCTCGCGCCGGCAGAGGACCGCGGACCCCTACTACGATG GTTACGGCGGCGGCGGGTACTCGGACCCGTACCTGGTGCAGCGGCAGCAGTACCAGTACTACGAGCACCTGCGCCTGACGGACCCCGCGGCCTACATGGCGCTGTACAAGCAGCTGATGGCGGGCCAGCCGGCGCCCGCGCACTACCCGCCCAACGTGCAGCGCCTCTACGGGGAGG GTTACTCGGGGCTGTACGAGGGCGAGGAGCGCGGCAGCGTGCACTCGGGCCGCTCCAGCACCACCGGCCTCAAGGGCAACGACAC GTACTACGGCGCGTACGCGCGCGACGCGGCCGGCTCGCTGCGGGACGCGCCGTCGCTGCGCACCGACCTGTCCGACAG AGACCTGAACACGGACGCGTCGCTGAACCTGCAGCTGGAGGAGTCCACGGTGCGCTCCGAGCGGATGACCCCGTACCGGTTCTCCACCGCGCATGTCAAG GGCAGCATCTCGTCGCGGCACATCGTGGTGGTGCGTCCGTCGTACCCGGCGGACGGGCTGCCGGCCACAGTACAGGTGGTGTCGCTGAGCGCTGCGCTCGCGCACGACCCGCACGTCGCCGAGCTCGCCGCCTACCCGGGACCGCTCGTTAAAG GCGTGACGCACAAGCAGAGCGTGATGTCGTActgcgcggcgcgtgcgcgggagAGCTGCGCGCGCGACCCGCTCGGCCACGTGCTCGTGTGGCAGCTCCTCGCGCTGCTGCTCAAGCAGAACGGG gtaGTGGTTGGTTCGGACATAGCTGAGCTGCTGATGAAGAACACGCGCGAGTATGAATACAAGCCAACGGCAGCGAAGAACAACGCGCACAATG AGAGCCGCCGCGAGTCGTCTGTCTCGGGCGAGATGCGTGACGATGAAGCGAGAAGTTCTTCGCCGGACCAACCCTCGCTCTCCACATCCGATATAACCC ATCAAGAGTCCCCGAGCTCTCCCGGACAGTCCGTGATGGATGAAAAGGCTGCCCTGGACAGGCTGCGCGAATTCCTCATCTATGGGAACCGGATGGAGGCGATAG AGTTCGCGATGTCGCGCGGGCTGTGGGGGCACGCGCTGCAGCTggccgcgcacgcgccgcgccgcacgcgcgcgctcGTGTCCGCGCGCTTCGTGGCCTCGCTGCCGCGCGCCGAGCCGCTGCACACGCTCTACGCCGCGCtcgccggcgccgcgccgcccgccgccacg TGCGTGGCGGACGAGCGGTGGGGAGACTGGCGTCCACACGCCGCCATCTTGCTCGCCAACGCGACCGCGCGCCCCGACCAGGACCAGCGCACGCTCACGCAACTTG GCGACAGTTTATCCTCCCGTGGGTTGCTATACTCGGCGCAATTCTGCTACCTGTCGGCGGGTGTGCCGTGGGCGCGACACCCGTTGGCCCCGCTGGCGCCGGCCGGCCCGACACCCGCCACGCCGCGCCTGTCGCTGTTGCTGGCGGACCCCAAGATGACCACACTGGCCCAGTTCGCCACCAACACAGCTATCTTCGCCACCGAGATATACGAGTACGCGCTCTCGCTCAATCAGGACTATGTCATCACTGAGTTACAG GTGTACAAGCTGCTGATGGCGACGCGGCTGGTGGACGCGGGGCTGTACGAGCGCGCGCTGGGCTACGCGGAGCAGGCGGCGCGAGCGCTGACCCGCGCGCCGCAGCACTACTCGCCCGCGCTCGCCTGCAGCCTCGCCGAGCTTGCCGACAG GTTGAAGTACCACGACCCGACGCTGCAGGAGGACCCGCCGCTGCTGGACGAGGGTCCCGAGAGCGGCGAGCCATCCCCGCGACACCACCAGCAGTGGCTCGATGACGTCAAGAACGTCGCGCACATGCTCAAC GCGGAACAGTCCGCGTCGCAGGTGACGCCGCAGCACCAGCCCTACGGCTACGCGCAGAACCAGCAGTACGCATGGGGAGACCAG GCGCAACAGTACCAACAACCGGTACAGCAGACGTACGGCGAGCCCACAGAAGAGACGCCGGACTACGCGGCGCAGTACTATAACCAACAAGTGCCGCAAGTGCCGCAACAAGTCCCGCAACAACACGCGCAGCAGGAGCCCGAGCAGCCCGCCTACCCGACGTACGGCGAGGACTGGCACCGGACGGAAGAACACCACGCGCAGTCCTACGCGGACCCGTACTGGCAGGGGGACAACACCTACGCATATGGGGAG CGAGCCGCACGCCCGACCCGCGGCGGGCCGGCCCCCGTCCCCGGCCCCGCATCGGTCCCGtcccccgcgcccgcgccgcccctGCCCGCGCCAGCGCCCGCCGCtccccccgcgccgcccgccgcccgcgcccctcCCGCGCCCAAGTCCGCCGACGCGTTCGAGCTGGTAGAATTCCACCGGTCACCAGCGCTGCGTCGTAGAATACACCCCAAGCCGGATGCCATCAACGTGGGCTTCGCTGAAGACAGCTTCCGAGCGCCCACCACCCGACAGAGGACGGTGTCGCGCGGTAGTAGCGTCGACTCTGCCGGCAGCAAGTCTTCCCTAAAAAAGATGCAGCTCTCGGATCTCGACATTCAGATAGCGCACAGTCCACAACTAGGCACGCCGGCCCGTCCGGACAAACCGAAAACTATGTACTCGACGGAAAAAACGCCGTACGGGCGCGTTATATCGCACACAGTAGATTCGTGGGCGCGGCAGACGGTGCACGTGAAAGACGGCGTGTACAAACCACTGATATTCGGCGGCACATATCCCATAGAGGTGCCGGCGTCGCCGCCTGAACAGCCCGTAAATACGATACCACATGTTGACGTAAAGAGCACTTTGGATCCGGAGACGCATCGCCGCGAGCTGCGAAAGACCATAGAGAAGAGCCTGGACAAGTTCGAGGAGATGATGTCCAAACGCTCGCTGAGTACGGACGCGCGGCGCAAAGCGTTCGGCAAGCGCACCGTGCAGACGTTCGACATCGACGCGCCCGCGGAGCTGGTGGCGCTGGAGCGGCGCGCCCGGCGCGACCCCGACCACAAGTGCTACATGTCGGGCCCGACCACGTTCGACATCGACGAGCCCGTCTCCTTCATATAA